GTGGGGTCGACCGGCTGCGCCGGGTCCGCGCCCGGTGACCACGGCTGCGCGCTCACCGGGCCACCCCCTGGCCCGGCACCAGACGGGCCAGGACGGGCGCCGCCTCGTCCGCCCACGCGCCGACCACGGCGTCGAGGTCGTCGAGCTGGCTCTCGGTGACCGCCAGGGGCCGGACCGGGACCAGGGCGCCGAGCTCCACCAGCAGCGGGGCCAGCAGGTGCTCGGCGACGAACGAGTGCGCGGGGGTGCCCGACACGACGACGGGGACCGCGACGACCCCGCGCAGGCCGCCGGTGGGGACCCGGTCGAGGAAGGCCTTCAGCAGGCCCGTGTAGCTGGCCTTGTAGACCGGCGTCGCCACCACGGCGACGGCGGCGGCCGCCAGGGTCGCGCGGTAGCGGTCGGCCTCGGGGGCGTCGGCGGCGAAGAGCTCGCCGGCGACCTCGGCGACGTCCAGCGCGGTCGGCGGGGCGGCCGCGCCGAGCCGACGCGCCAGCTGGTCGGCGACGGTGCGGGCGACGAGCAGGGTGCGGGAGCCGGGCCGGGGGTTGCCGGCCAGGGCGACCACGCCGGCCGAAGGGCCGGGGCGGGCGTCGCCGTGGTCGAGGGGGGAGGTCATGGTCGTCCTTCCGCCGCGAGCTGCGGCGTGCGCGTGGGGTGGGGGTCGGGGATGGCCGCGAGCAGCTCGCGGGTGTAGTCGGAGCGCGGGTCGGTGAAGATCTGCTCCGTCGGTCCGGTCTCGACGACGAGTCCGGCCCGCATGACGGCGATGCGGTGGGCGATCTGCCGGACCACCGCCAGGTCGTGGGAGATGAAGAGGTAGCTGAGGCCGAGGTCGGCCTGCAGCCCGACGAGCAGCTCGAGGATCCGGGCCTGCACCGAGACGTCGAGGGCCGAGACCGGCTCGTCGCAGATGACCAGGGCGGGCCGCAGCGCCAGCGCGCGGGCGATGGCGACGCGCTGCCGCTGCCCACCGGAGAGCTCGGCCGGCCGGCGCTCGGCCGCCGTGCGGGGCAGCGCGACCCGCTCCAGCAGCTCGCCGACCCGCCGGGACCGGTCACGGCGCGCCCCGACGCCGAACGCCCGCAGCGGCTCGGCGACGCTCTCCCCCACGCTCAGCCGGGGGTCCAGCGAGGCGTAGGGGTTCTGGTAGACGAGCTGGAAGCGCCGACGGAGCCGACGGAGCCGCTCACCGCGGGCCCCGCTGATCTCCTCGCCGTCGAAGACGACACCACCCCCGGTGGGGTCGACCAGCCGGGCGGCCAGCCGGGCGGTGGTCGACTTGCCGGAGCCGGACTCCCCCACCAGGCCGACGGTCTCGGCGACCCCGACGGTGAGGTCCACCCCGTCGACGGCGGCGAGCACCCTCCGCGGCCCGCCGCGGGGCAGCGGGTACTCCTTGCGGACGGCGCGGAGCTCCAGGAGCGGCACGCGGTCGGGTGCCCCGGGAGGCCGGGGGGCGGCGAGCACGGGCGAGCCGAGCCCGGGTGCGGCCGCCAGCAGCTCCCGGGTGTAGGGGTGCTCGGGCGCGGCGACCAGCTGCCCGGACGCCCCGGCCTCGACGACCACCCCGTCCTTCATCACGACGATCCGGTCGGCCCGCTGGGCGGCGACGCCGAGGTCGTGGGTGATCAGCAGGACCCCCGTGCCGGACGCGGCGCTCAGCTCGGCGATCCGGTCCAGGATGACGCGCTGCACGGTGACGTCGAGGGCGCTGGTGGGCTCGTCCGCCACGAGGAGCGATGGCTCGGCGACCAGGGCGATGGCGATCAGCGCGCGCTGGCGCATCCCGCCGGACAGCTCGTGCGGGTACTGCCGCGCCCGGTCGGCGGGCCGGTCGAGACCGGCGCGGGCCAGGGCGTCGACGGCCCGCTCGGCTGCCTGCGCACGGTCGGCGAGGCCGTGCACCCGCAGCACCTCCGCCACCTGGTCGCCCACCCGCTGCACGGGGTTCAGGGCGGTCATCGGGTCCTGGGGGACGAAGCCGACGCGCCGGCCGAGCAGCCCCCGCGGCGGTCGGGTGCCGGCGGTCAGCAGGACGTCGCCGTCGAGGGAGGCGGTGCCGGCGCTCACCCGGGCCGACGGCGGCAGCAGGCCCAGCAGGGCGTGCGCCGTCGTCGACTTGCCCGAGCCGGACTCGCCGACGAGCGCGACCGTCTCGCCGGCGCCCACCGTCAGGTCGACACCGCGGACGGCGGCCACCGTCCGCGCCCGCGAGCGGTACGCGACGTGCAGCCCCTGCAGGGCCAGCAGCGGCACGACGCCGCCCGGGCTGGCCCCCGTGCCTGAGGTCGTCGACGGCCCTTCGACAGGCTCAGGGCGCGAGGGGTGGCCTGAGCCCGCACCGCTGCCTGGGGTCCTCGACGGCCCCTCGACGGGTTCCGGGAGCGGCCGGCCGGTCTGCGTGGTCGTGGTGGTCATGCGTCAGCTCCTCCTCGGCCGCGCTCCAGGGCGCGGGCGATGCGGTTGGCGGCGAGCACGGTGGCGACGACGACCAGCCCGGGCAGCGTGGTGAGCCACCAGCCGCTGCCCAGGAAGTCCCGTCCGGACGCCACCAGGGAGCCCCACTCCGGGGTCGGCGGCTTGGCCCCGTAGCCGAGGAAGCTCAGCGACGAGACCGCCAGGATGGCGGTACCGAAGTCGAGCGCGGCGAGCACCAGCACCGGACCGGCCGCGTTGGGCAGGACGTGCCGCAGCACGACCGTGCGACGCCGGACGCCGAGGGAGGTGGCGGCCTCGACGTACACGCTCTGCCGGACGCGCAGCACCTCCGAGCGCATGATCCGGGCGCAGCCGGCGACGCTGCCGAAGCCGACGGCGATGGCGACGTTGACCGTGCCGAACCCGAGCACCGTGATGAGGGCCAGCGACAGCAGCAGGCTGGGGATGGCCAGCAGGACGTCGACGGCGCGCATCAGCACGGCGTCCAGCCAGCCGCCCGCCGCCCCGGCGAGCAGGCCGACGGTGGCGCCGAGGACGACCCCGACGCCCACCGCGACCAGCGTCGCCTGGAGCGAGAGCGCCGAGCCGTGCACGACGCGGCTGAACAGGTCGCGGCCGATCTGGTCGGTGCCGAACCAGTGCCCGGCCGACGGCGGCTGCAGCAGGGCCCCGGTGTCGGCGGCGTAGGGGTCGGTCGCCGTGAGCAGCCCCGGCGCGAACGCCGCGACGACGACCAGGGCCAGCCAGAGCGCCGAGAGCAGCAGGCCGGGGGCGAGCAGCCGGTGCCCGGACCGGCTCCGTCGGCGGCTCGGGGCCGGCT
The window above is part of the Friedmanniella luteola genome. Proteins encoded here:
- a CDS encoding ABC transporter permease — its product is MSLLDTRAEVHGAGPVGPTVDQPAPSRRRSRSGHRLLAPGLLLSALWLALVVVAAFAPGLLTATDPYAADTGALLQPPSAGHWFGTDQIGRDLFSRVVHGSALSLQATLVAVGVGVVLGATVGLLAGAAGGWLDAVLMRAVDVLLAIPSLLLSLALITVLGFGTVNVAIAVGFGSVAGCARIMRSEVLRVRQSVYVEAATSLGVRRRTVVLRHVLPNAAGPVLVLAALDFGTAILAVSSLSFLGYGAKPPTPEWGSLVASGRDFLGSGWWLTTLPGLVVVATVLAANRIARALERGRGGADA
- a CDS encoding dipeptide ABC transporter ATP-binding protein, which translates into the protein MTTTTTQTGRPLPEPVEGPSRTPGSGAGSGHPSRPEPVEGPSTTSGTGASPGGVVPLLALQGLHVAYRSRARTVAAVRGVDLTVGAGETVALVGESGSGKSTTAHALLGLLPPSARVSAGTASLDGDVLLTAGTRPPRGLLGRRVGFVPQDPMTALNPVQRVGDQVAEVLRVHGLADRAQAAERAVDALARAGLDRPADRARQYPHELSGGMRQRALIAIALVAEPSLLVADEPTSALDVTVQRVILDRIAELSAASGTGVLLITHDLGVAAQRADRIVVMKDGVVVEAGASGQLVAAPEHPYTRELLAAAPGLGSPVLAAPRPPGAPDRVPLLELRAVRKEYPLPRGGPRRVLAAVDGVDLTVGVAETVGLVGESGSGKSTTARLAARLVDPTGGGVVFDGEEISGARGERLRRLRRRFQLVYQNPYASLDPRLSVGESVAEPLRAFGVGARRDRSRRVGELLERVALPRTAAERRPAELSGGQRQRVAIARALALRPALVICDEPVSALDVSVQARILELLVGLQADLGLSYLFISHDLAVVRQIAHRIAVMRAGLVVETGPTEQIFTDPRSDYTRELLAAIPDPHPTRTPQLAAEGRP
- a CDS encoding NAD(P)H-dependent oxidoreductase translates to MTSPLDHGDARPGPSAGVVALAGNPRPGSRTLLVARTVADQLARRLGAAAPPTALDVAEVAGELFAADAPEADRYRATLAAAAVAVVATPVYKASYTGLLKAFLDRVPTGGLRGVVAVPVVVSGTPAHSFVAEHLLAPLLVELGALVPVRPLAVTESQLDDLDAVVGAWADEAAPVLARLVPGQGVAR